Proteins from a single region of Streptomyces glaucescens:
- a CDS encoding 1,4-beta-glucanase — protein MHTSKPSRRTVLAGTAAAAALTALPAAPAAAGAAGSAPAYRWRNVVIGGTGFITGVLFHPAVRGLAYARTDIGGAYRWDERTARWTPLTDHLGWDDWNLLGVEAMAVDPAHPNRLYLAVGTYSQPWAGNGAVLRSADRGRTWQRTDLTVKLGANEDGRGTGERLLVDPRDSDTLWLGTRHDGLLKSTDRGATWAPATGFPATPDPSGQGVTLLVAAGRALYAGWGDGAPANLFRTTDGTTWEAVPGQPAGTSAKVPVRAAYDRHARELYVTYADAPGPNGQTDGSVHKLGTVTGRWTEVTPAKPGGTTADGSADTFGYGGVAVDARRPGTVVVSTNNRWAAVDTLYRSTDGGRTWTSLKEPAVLDVSETPYLRWGGEQPKFGWWIQALAVDPYDARHLVYGTGATLYGTRDLRHWAPWIRGLEESAVRRLISPPSGPAHLISGLGDIGVMYHERLTSSPSRGMATNPVFGSATGLAQAARRPSYVVRTGWGDHGNGAYSTDGGRTWAPFAAQPRLAEEAPGPIAVNADGTVLLWTLVHGDGTGYPAHRSADGGATWSEVPSFPKGATPVADPSDPAVFYAYDTAAGTLLASTDGGRTFSARATGLPSGDSQFRVVAAPGRTGDLWLSAKWNGLYRSTDGGARFTKAGSCRASYTLGFGKAADGAGYPALYQVGTVGDVTGVYRSDDGAGSWTRINDDAHQWGWTGEAITGDPRVYGRVYLATNGRGIQYGEPV, from the coding sequence ATGCACACGTCCAAGCCGAGCAGGCGGACCGTACTCGCCGGGACCGCTGCCGCCGCCGCGCTCACCGCCCTGCCGGCGGCCCCCGCGGCGGCCGGGGCCGCCGGATCCGCCCCCGCCTACCGCTGGCGCAACGTCGTCATCGGCGGCACCGGATTCATCACCGGCGTCCTCTTCCACCCCGCCGTCCGCGGCCTCGCCTACGCCCGCACCGACATCGGCGGCGCCTACCGCTGGGACGAGCGGACCGCCCGCTGGACCCCGCTCACCGACCACCTCGGCTGGGACGACTGGAACCTGCTCGGTGTCGAGGCGATGGCCGTCGACCCCGCGCACCCCAACCGGCTCTACCTCGCCGTCGGCACCTACTCCCAGCCCTGGGCCGGCAACGGCGCCGTGCTGCGCTCCGCGGACCGGGGCCGCACCTGGCAGCGCACCGACCTCACGGTGAAGCTCGGCGCCAACGAGGACGGCCGCGGCACGGGGGAGCGGCTGCTGGTCGACCCGCGCGACAGCGACACCCTGTGGCTCGGCACCCGGCACGACGGGCTGCTGAAGTCCACCGACCGGGGCGCCACCTGGGCGCCCGCGACCGGCTTCCCGGCCACCCCCGACCCGTCCGGCCAGGGCGTCACCCTCCTGGTCGCGGCCGGCCGCGCGCTCTACGCCGGCTGGGGCGACGGCGCCCCGGCCAACCTGTTCCGCACGACCGACGGCACCACCTGGGAGGCCGTGCCCGGGCAGCCCGCCGGCACCTCGGCCAAGGTGCCGGTCCGCGCCGCGTACGACCGGCACGCCCGGGAGCTGTACGTGACGTACGCCGACGCGCCCGGCCCCAACGGGCAGACCGACGGCAGCGTGCACAAGCTGGGCACCGTCACCGGACGGTGGACCGAGGTCACCCCCGCGAAGCCGGGCGGGACCACCGCGGACGGCTCCGCCGACACCTTCGGCTACGGCGGTGTCGCCGTGGACGCCCGCCGCCCCGGCACCGTCGTGGTCTCCACCAACAACCGCTGGGCCGCCGTCGACACCCTGTACCGCTCCACGGACGGCGGGCGCACCTGGACCTCCCTGAAGGAGCCGGCCGTCCTCGACGTGTCCGAGACGCCGTACCTGAGGTGGGGCGGGGAGCAGCCCAAGTTCGGCTGGTGGATCCAGGCGCTCGCCGTCGACCCGTACGACGCGCGCCACCTCGTCTACGGCACCGGCGCCACCCTCTACGGCACCCGGGACCTCAGGCACTGGGCCCCGTGGATCCGCGGCCTGGAGGAGAGCGCCGTACGCCGGCTGATCTCGCCCCCGTCCGGGCCGGCGCACCTGATCAGCGGGCTCGGGGACATCGGCGTGATGTACCACGAGCGGCTCACCTCGTCCCCCTCGCGGGGCATGGCCACCAACCCCGTCTTCGGATCGGCGACCGGCCTCGCGCAGGCCGCCCGCAGACCGTCGTACGTCGTGCGCACCGGCTGGGGGGACCACGGCAACGGGGCGTACTCCACCGACGGCGGCCGGACCTGGGCGCCCTTCGCCGCCCAGCCCCGCCTCGCCGAGGAGGCGCCGGGGCCGATCGCCGTCAACGCCGACGGCACCGTGCTGCTGTGGACCCTCGTGCACGGGGACGGCACCGGGTACCCCGCCCACCGCTCCGCGGACGGCGGCGCGACCTGGTCCGAGGTGCCCTCCTTCCCCAAGGGCGCCACTCCGGTCGCCGATCCCTCCGACCCGGCCGTGTTCTACGCGTACGACACCGCCGCGGGAACGCTGCTGGCCAGCACGGACGGCGGCCGCACCTTCTCCGCCCGGGCCACCGGACTGCCCTCCGGCGACAGCCAGTTCAGGGTGGTGGCGGCGCCGGGGCGGACCGGTGACCTGTGGCTCAGCGCCAAGTGGAACGGGCTGTACCGCTCCACCGACGGCGGCGCGCGCTTCACCAAGGCCGGCAGCTGCCGGGCCTCCTACACCCTCGGCTTCGGCAAGGCCGCCGACGGCGCCGGATACCCGGCGCTCTACCAGGTCGGCACGGTCGGGGACGTCACCGGCGTGTACCGCTCCGACGACGGCGCCGGGAGCTGGACCCGGATCAACGACGACGCCCACCAATGGGGCTGGACCGGCGAGGCCATCACCGGCGACCCGCGCGTGTACGGCCGGGTCTACCTCGCCACCAACGGGCGCGGGATCCAGTACGGGGAGCCCGTCTGA
- a CDS encoding carbohydrate ABC transporter permease, translated as MTAVIDRPVRKPRWWQAPPRPVWEEEPGRAGLAAKGIVLGFACFAILFPLWIVVVTSLSSKKTIDEAGGLVVIPQDITFIAYQELLGGGQVQRAALVSVGVTVAGTLFSMAVSVLCAYGLSRSGSLGHRWILMTLLATMFFGAGLIPTYLLVQALGLTDTYLALILPSAVSVFNILVLRGFFMGISQELIDSARIDGAGDWRILWRIVMPLSRAVLAVIALFYAVGYWSAWFNASIYLTDQDMMPLQNVMIQLVQKQERPVGLATQINTGGLSALAVQMAVMVLALLPVAVLSPFVQRHFKKGMLTGAVKG; from the coding sequence GTGACCGCCGTCATCGACCGGCCCGTGCGGAAGCCTCGCTGGTGGCAGGCGCCGCCCCGGCCGGTGTGGGAGGAGGAGCCGGGCCGGGCCGGGCTGGCCGCCAAGGGCATCGTCCTCGGCTTCGCCTGCTTCGCGATCCTCTTCCCCCTGTGGATCGTCGTCGTCACCAGCCTGTCCTCGAAGAAGACCATCGACGAGGCCGGCGGTCTGGTGGTGATACCGCAGGACATCACCTTCATCGCCTACCAGGAACTGCTCGGCGGCGGCCAGGTGCAGCGGGCCGCGCTGGTCAGCGTGGGCGTCACCGTGGCCGGCACGCTGTTCAGCATGGCCGTCTCGGTGCTGTGCGCCTACGGGCTCTCGCGGTCCGGGTCGCTCGGCCACCGCTGGATCCTGATGACGCTGCTGGCGACCATGTTCTTCGGCGCCGGGCTCATCCCGACGTATCTGCTGGTCCAGGCGCTCGGGCTGACCGACACCTATCTCGCGCTGATCCTGCCGAGCGCGGTGAGCGTGTTCAACATCCTGGTGCTGCGCGGGTTCTTCATGGGGATCTCGCAGGAGCTGATCGACAGCGCCCGGATCGACGGGGCCGGGGACTGGCGCATCCTGTGGAGGATCGTGATGCCGCTGTCCCGGGCGGTGCTGGCGGTCATCGCGCTGTTCTACGCCGTGGGGTACTGGAGCGCCTGGTTCAACGCGTCGATCTACCTCACCGACCAGGACATGATGCCGCTGCAGAACGTCATGATCCAGCTCGTGCAGAAGCAGGAGCGGCCGGTGGGGCTGGCCACCCAGATCAACACCGGCGGGCTGTCCGCGCTGGCCGTCCAGATGGCGGTCATGGTGCTGGCGCTGCTGCCGGTGGCGGTGCTCTCGCCGTTCGTCCAGCGGCACTTCAAGAAGGGCATGCTCACGGGCGCGGTGAAGGGCTGA